In Rhinopithecus roxellana isolate Shanxi Qingling chromosome 16, ASM756505v1, whole genome shotgun sequence, a single genomic region encodes these proteins:
- the LOC115893931 gene encoding putative UPF0607 protein ENSP00000382826 yields MGNSLGIFCSWFRRRSRPCHWQRARLSVFCSWFHHRSPRCHWQSARLISEAFPAGRAHPAAPAPVPASRTLGCSRFLFYPQRHPGPSFPARWDGAPTRLCLLPRNRGTPLRVPSPVDWSTPSRKKPVLSARNSMMFGHPSPVRIPRLRRKFNLRLPSLDEQVIPARLPKTEVRAEEPKEATEVKDQVETQGQEDNKRGPCSNGEAASTSRPLENQGNLTSCWCSPRPLEGNVHLKSLTEKNQNDKAQVHAVSFYPKGHGVSSSHSPAGGILPFGKPDAAPTVLPAPVPGCSLWPEKAALKVLGKDHLPSSPGLLITGKDMQLKDPAALLGSSNFSPPRAAGHGSRKRKLSGPPLPLQPTPPLQLRWDRNERAPPAKLPCLSPEALLELGQASQREGRLQQGNMGKNIGVLSRTSKSRRRKQPLGRRKKIRKGRRGSSRL; encoded by the coding sequence ATGGGCAACTCACTAGGCATATTTTGTTCCTGGTTCCGCCGCAGGTCCCGGCCATGCCATTGGCAACGTGCTCGTCTAAGCGTATTTTGTTCCTGGTTCCACCACAGGTCCCCGAGATGCCATTGGCAATCTGCTCGTCTTATCTCTGAGGCCTTTCCAGCTGGCAGGGCTCACCCTGCGGCTCCTGCACCTGTGCCTGCCTCGAGAACCCTGGGCTGTTCCCGATTCCTCTTCTACCCTCAGCGACATCCTGGGCCTTCTTTTCCAGCCAGGTGGGACGGCGCCCCTACGAGGCTGTGTCTTCTCCCTCGGAACAGGGGCACCCCACTGAGGGTCCCGTCTCCTGTGGACTGGAGCACCCCCTCAAGGAAGAAACCCGTGCTGTCTGCTCGCAACTCCATGATGTTCGGACACCCCAGCCCCGTGAGGATCCCTCGTCTCAGACGCAAGTTTAACCTCCGACTGCCTTCATTAGATGAGCAGGTGATCCCAGCCAGGCTCCCGAAGACGGAGGTGAGGGCAGAAGAGCCCAAAGAAGCAACGGAGGTGAAAGACCAGGTAGAGACCCAGGGGCAGGAGGACAATAAAAGGGGCCCCTGTAGCAATGGGGAAGCAGCCTCCACCTCTAGGCCCCTGGAGAATCAGGGAAACCTCACTTCCTGCTGGTGCAGTCCCAGGCCCTTGGAGGGAAATGTCCACCTCAAGAGCTTGACCGAAAAGAACCAGAATGACAAGGCCCAGGTGCATGCAGTGAGTTTCTACCCCAAGGGGCATGGAGTCTCCAGCTCACACAGCCCTGCTGGAGGCATCCTTCCCTTTGGGAAGCCTGACGCAGCTCCAACAGTGCTCCCTGCCCCAGTTCCGGGCTGCTCCCTGTGGCCAGAGAAGGCGGCCTTGAAGGTGCTGGGTAAAGATCACCTGCCCAGCTCTCCAGGCTTGCTGATCACAGGGAAGGACATGCAGCTCAAAGATCCTGCAGCCCTTCTGGGATCAAGTAACTTTTCTCCACCCAGAGCTGCCGGCCACGGGTCCCGCAAAAGAAAGCTGTCAGGGCCACCACTGCCGCTGCAACCGACCCCTCCCCTGCAACTGAGGTGGGATAGAAACGAGCGGGCCCCACCCGCTAAGCTTCCCTGCCTATCTCCTGAGGCACTGTTAGAGCTGGGTCAGGCTTCCCAGAGGGAAGGACGCCTCCAGCAGGGCAACATGGGTAAGAACATAGGGGTGTTAAGTAGAACATCAAAATCCAGGAGACGAAAACAGCCGcttgggaggagaaagaagatacGGAAGggcaggcgtggtagctcacgtctataa